A window of Nicotiana tabacum cultivar K326 chromosome 24, ASM71507v2, whole genome shotgun sequence contains these coding sequences:
- the LOC142178100 gene encoding uncharacterized protein LOC142178100 yields the protein MRIYTGATPYMLVYDTEVVIPAEVEIPSLRVIQEAKLDDTVWIHVKQEQLMLIDEKIMDVVCHGHLYHNRMASAFNKRVKPRQFTPRQLVLKKIFSHQEEAKWKFAPNWQGPYVVHQERSGRALILAEMDGRFSTKPINSDTVKIYYA from the coding sequence ATGAGAATATACACTGGGGCAACGCCATACATGTTAGTGTATGACACTGAAGtggtgatacccgcagaagttgagATACCGTCCTTAAGAGTCATTCAAGAAGCAAAATTGGATGATACAGTATGGATACATGTGAAGCAGGAACAACTCATGCTCATTGATGAGAAAATAATGGATGTTGTATGCCATGGACATCTATATCATAATAGGATGGCCAGTGCATTTAACAAAAGGGTGAAGCCTCGCCAATTCACACCGAGGCAGTTGGTTCTAAAGAAAATCTTTTCCCATCAAGAAGAAGCCAAATGGAAGTTTGCAccaaactggcaaggtccttacgtggTTCATCAAGAACGGTCTGGTAGAGCTCTAATCTTGGCAGAAATGGATGGAAGATTCAGCACgaagcctatcaactcagacaCAGTCAAGATATACTATGCCTGA
- the LOC142178101 gene encoding uncharacterized protein LOC142178101 — translation MAVDIYFKELLVIGDSDLLIHQVQGEWSTKNVKILPYLHYVKELCKKFTKIKSRHIPRIQNEFVDAVVALSSMIQHPDKNYIDPIEVEMRDQHAYCFHVNEKPDVKPCYHAIKKFQPGIPREFY, via the coding sequence ATGGCAGTCGATATCTATTTCAAAGAACTTTTGGTCATAGGAGATTCTGATTTGTTAATACACCAAGTCCAAGGAGAATGGTCCACCAAGAATGTCAAGATACTGCCGTACCTACACTATGTGAAGGAGCTGtgcaagaagttcacaaagatTAAGTCTAGGCACATCCCcaggattcagaatgagtttgtggACGCCGTTGTGGCCTtatcatctatgattcagcatccagacaagaattacATCGACCCTATCGAGGTAGAGATGAgggatcaacatgcttattgcttCCATGTGAATGAAAAACCAGATGTTAAACCATGTTATCACGCCATCAAGAAATTCCAACCAGGAATACCTAGAGAATTCTACTAA